GGGATCAGAAAAACTAATGGCCTTTTCTCTTTCTTTGGTAATACTCATAGATGATAGAATAATATCTATTTTTTTTGTCATTAAAGATGGAATTAAACCACCATATGCCATATTTTCAATAACAACAGGTCTTCCTAAATATTTTCCTAAATCCTTAGCTAGGTCCACAGAAAATCCTGTGGGATTACCTTGGGTATCTGTGGTTTCAAATGGAGGATAGGCAAGTTCCATTCCAACTACAAGGGGCTTTTCTTGGGAAAAACTCATGTTAAATAAAAAAATTGATAAAAAAATTAAAAAAATTTTTTTCATAAAACCTCCTTTTGTAAAAAAAATCTATATTTTTTTAATACGAGATAACAGGAGAAATCCCTTTAAAATAAAGGGGTTTTAAGAATAAGTTAAAAAAACTTAAAAAAAAAGAAAAAAACTTGTTGACAGAAAATGTTATTTCTGATATCATTATCTATGTCCACGAGAGAGGAACGCGAAAGCGACTCACTAGTGAGGCTTGGTGAAACAAGCCTGGGTGGCGGAATAGGTAGACGCACAGGACTTAAAATCCTGTGGTGACTTTCACCGTGCGGGTTCGATTCCCGCCCCAGGCACCATATCGCGGGGTAGAGCAGTTGGCAGCTCGTCGGGCTCATAACCCGAAGGTCGTTGGTTCGAATCCAACCCCCGCCACCAAAAAACTTAATAAAACATATGCGGGAATAGCTCAGTTGGTAGAGCGTCAGCCTTCCAAGCTGAATGTCGCGAGTTCGAACCTCGTTTCCCGCTCCAAACAGATGCGTCATTAGCTCAGATGGTAGAGCACACGACTTTTAATCGTGTTGTCACTGGTTCGAGCCCAGTATGACGCACCATTTATGTGTCTGTAGCTCAGCTGGATAGAGCAACGCCCTTCTAAGGCGTGGGTCAGGGGTTCGAATCCCTTCAGACACGCCATTAAATTTAATAAATAAACCAACGGATCCATAGCTCAGTTGGTTAGAGCACTCGGCTCATAACCGAGTGGTCGCTGGTTCGACTCCAGCTGGATCCACCATCTTACTTGCCCCGTTCGTTCAGTGGTAAGGACAATAGATTTTCACTCTATAAACAGGGGTTCGATTCCCCTACGGGGTACCAATGGAAGGTTACCCTAACTGGTAAGGAACCGGTCTTGAAAACCGGCGTCGCAAGACTTCAGAGTTCGAGTCTCTGACCTTCCGCCATGTATTTACTTGTAAGATGAAAAAGTTGCTCGGATAGCTCAGTCGGTAGAGCAGGGGACTGAAAATCCCCGTGTCGGTGGTTCGATTCCGCCTCCGAGCACCATTAATTTAATACCATTGGAAGCATAGCTCAGTTGGGAGAGCACCTGCCTTACAAGCAGGGGGTCACAGGTTCAAGTCCTGTTGTTTCCACCATAATGGGGGTGTAGCTCAGTTGGTTAGAGCGCATGCCTGTCACGCATGAGGTCGCGAGTTCGAGACTCGTCACTCCCGCCATTATAAAGATATTTAAGATATACGAAAGTATATCTTTTTTTTTATATTTTTACCAGGGGGTCAAGATGTCTGTATCTAAAAATTACTTTTACAATGTTATGCTGATTATAAGTAATACCATATTCCCTATTATAACCTTCCCTTATGTTTCAAGGGTTTTAATGCCAGAATATTTAGGAAAGGTTTATTTTGTACAGGGAGTTGTGGCTTATTTTCTAATTTTAGCCGTATTAGGAGTTCCTAACTACGGAATTAGAGAATTATCAAAGGCCAAAGGAATCGGAGATTGGGTTGAATTTAAAAAAATATACACAGAATTGCTCTTTATGGCAATTTTAAGTAGTATAGGGGCTTTCTTACTTTTAGTGGGAACAATACATCTCTATGGCCGTTTTGAAAAGGAAAAGCTTATATTTTATATTTTCGGAGCTCAAGTATTATTTGAATGTTTTCATATTAACCATTATTTTGTTGTAATGGAAAATCACAAAAGAAGATTAATAAGATCCTTTACCATTAGAATACTTTCCCTAGGATTTTTATTTACCTTGGTAAAAAAACCTAGCGATTACTATATATATGCTCTTTTACTTGTGGTTCCTGAGATAATTGCAAGAATTATAGATATATATACCACTAGAAATGAAATATGGTGGAATTTTAAAGAGTTAAATTTTAAAAGACACATAAGAAAAACTTTAGTTATATTTTTATATATTTTTACCATAGGAATCTATGGAAGTATAGATACTACCATGTTGGGAATAATGGTAGGTGATAGGGAAGTAGGACTATATACCGCAGCGGTTAAAATGAATAAAATGGTTTTACCTGTTATATTATCTCTAGCCATGGTTCTTTCTCCAAGAATAATAGGAGCCATAAAAAGAGAGGAAAAGGAAAAATTATATACCTATATGAATCTTTTTATAGACTTTGCCTTTATAATAGGAGTTCCTGTGACAGCACTTTTAATACTTCTAGCTCCAGAGTTAACCCTTTTATTTTCAGGGGAAAGATTTAGAGGAGCCATTGAGACCATGCAAATTATGACTCCATATTTAATATTTGTTGCTGTGGGAACCTTTATGGGTGGTCAGATTATGTTGCCTAGGGACAAGGAAAAAAGTATACTTTACATATCCATATGTGGAGTTTTTATAAATATTGGATTAAACTATTTTATGATACCTCTTTGGGGAAGAAATGGTGCAGCCATAGCCACAGTTATAACAGAGACAATTATATCTGTTATAAAGGTTTATCAAGTAAAATATCTATATAAAGACTACAAGGTTTTAACTAGAGATAGACTTTTACCAATTTTAAGTGGGATAATAGCCAGTGGTGGAGTAATATTTTTAGGAAAGTATTTAAGAGCCTATGGAAACTTCCTTTCTCTTATAATTGTAAGTATATTTTTTATGATTATATATGGATTAGGACTTTATATAAGTAGAAATAAATTTTTATTGGATGGAATAAAGTTTTTAAAAGGTAAATTGAGAAAAAGATAGCCACAGATATTCTGTGGCTATACTTATCTAGGTGTATATTCTAAAATTAAATTGGAATCAATAAGTTTTCCCTTTTGATTTGTGTCTACACCTTTAAAGGCCACAAGAGCATCAGGAGTAGGTGGGAAAATTAGTTTATTTCCTGTTAATTTAACAGAACCTAAATCTTCATAGATGGGTTCTTTTTTACTAGTATTTCCAAATTTACTTCTTAAGTTATTAAAAATATTTTTAACATCCTTAGAAGTAACCTCTGTTTTATCATAGAAAAGATCTATTTTAACAAGTTTATCATTTTGAAAATAGAAAACCTTTTTACTAATTTGACTGTCACTGTCATTTTGTGAATACTCTTCAGTTCCAGGATATATGCTAATCTCCTTTTTTAAATGGGGATAGAATATTTCCACAGTTTTAGGATCCATTCCCCATTTTAGAGCTGGGAAATCTGTAATACCAAAAGCTAGGGAACCAAGAGCAAAAAAACATAGAATAAATTTTTTCATTATATACCTCCAGGTGTTTTTGAAATTATATGATTTTTATTAGAAGTTGTAAAGAAAAAGAGAATTTTAAAGGAGGGTTTTGTATGAATACCTTAGGAAATATATTTAGAATTTCTATATATGGAGAATCCCATGGAGAGGGTGTAGGAGTACTAATAGATGGAATTCCAGCAGGAATAGCTCTAAATGTGGATGACTTTTTAGAGGATTTAAGTAAAAGAAAACCAGGAGCTAAGGGGACTACTAAAAGAATAGAAAGTGATTATCCCCATATACTTTCAGGAATATATAATGGATATACCACAGGGGCTCCTATGAATATATTTT
The window above is part of the Cetobacterium ceti genome. Proteins encoded here:
- a CDS encoding flippase — its product is MSVSKNYFYNVMLIISNTIFPIITFPYVSRVLMPEYLGKVYFVQGVVAYFLILAVLGVPNYGIRELSKAKGIGDWVEFKKIYTELLFMAILSSIGAFLLLVGTIHLYGRFEKEKLIFYIFGAQVLFECFHINHYFVVMENHKRRLIRSFTIRILSLGFLFTLVKKPSDYYIYALLLVVPEIIARIIDIYTTRNEIWWNFKELNFKRHIRKTLVIFLYIFTIGIYGSIDTTMLGIMVGDREVGLYTAAVKMNKMVLPVILSLAMVLSPRIIGAIKREEKEKLYTYMNLFIDFAFIIGVPVTALLILLAPELTLLFSGERFRGAIETMQIMTPYLIFVAVGTFMGGQIMLPRDKEKSILYISICGVFINIGLNYFMIPLWGRNGAAIATVITETIISVIKVYQVKYLYKDYKVLTRDRLLPILSGIIASGGVIFLGKYLRAYGNFLSLIIVSIFFMIIYGLGLYISRNKFLLDGIKFLKGKLRKR